CTACTGCTTCATCAAGCTCACCAAGGGGCCGGCGCCCAAGCTCGTCGTCGTCCGAGGACCGGGGAGCGACGACAACGCGATCTACTACGGGCCGTTCATGGGCGCGATGGGCGTCGGCGAAGCGCTGCGAGAGCTGAACGACGTGCTTGGCCTGCGCGATTGCGCCACCGACCAACGAATGCACTTCGCCGACCAACCGGAGTTGTTCGATTCGTTTCCGCGCACACCGGGCTGCATCCGCTTCGAGGTGAAGAAGTGTCTCGGGCCGTGCGTCGGCGGGTGCACGGTGCAGCAGTACGACGAGCGGCTCTTCCTCGCGCGCGCGTTTCTCGACGGCGTCGACGACGGCCCGATCGAGCGTCTGCGCAACGATATGGAATCGGCGAGCGAGCGGCTCGAGTTTGAACGCGCGGCGTCGCTGCGCGACAAGATGCGTCGGCTCGAGGCGCTGCGGGGGCAGTTCGCGCACCTGCGATTCGCGGTCGAGAACCTTTCGTTTGTGTATAGCGTGCCGGGGTATGATGGGGCCGACCGCGTCTATTTGATTCGTCGCGGTCTCGTGCGGGCCGAAGCGTCGGTGCCGACGACGACGGATGAGGCGGCGTCACTCATGCAGCTCATCGACAGCGTCTTTTCACCGATGGAACGCCGAACGACGCAGATCCCGACGCATGAGATCGACGAGTTGTTGCTCTTGTCCTCCTGGTTTCGTCGTTTCCCTGAGGAGTTGCATCGCACGAGCGCGACACCCGCGGCTGTGGCCGCGGCGTCGTAGCCGTTCGCTGAATCGCGACGCCGCGTACAGCGGCCTGGGGTACCCTGGCGCGCGTTCTGCACAGCCTCATAGGGCGCACTGTTCGTCCCGTGCGCCACACCCAGCAACCGCCAAACGACAGCGATGGCGACGACCTCCTGGCAGCCGACAACTCTGGTCAAGTGCGTGAGTGTTCGTCCGTGGCTCGTGTATCCCGGGTGCGATGAGCCCGGCGGATGCCACGACCTCACACTGGGCAAGATCTACGAAAGCCTCGGTGTCGAGGGGAGCGGCTCGTTTTATAGAATCATCGACGACTCGGGCGACGACTTTCTTTATCCCGTGTCGCACTTCACGCTGCTGTAGGCCGCGGCTTACGGAGCGAGGTCGAGCGTCTCTACCTCGACTTCGCCAGCGACAATTGTGAGCTTGGCCACACTCGGCATGAGGTCGAACCGCCGAGGACCGGCCGCGCCCGGATTCACCACCCAGCGATTGGCAACGTGAGTCACCAACTGCTTGTGCGTGTGTCCGTACACGATCACGTCGGCATCGTAGCGTTCGAGAAGCCGCCGAGGAGCGGGACTCCCGACTTCGTGGCCGTGGCTCACGTGGATTCGCACGCCGCCGACGGTCAATTCGATCGCGGCGGGTAGCGGCGGATCGTCCGGTGGGTCCGTGTTTCCACGCACGGCGCGCACCGGCGCGATTCGCTCGAGCTCCGCGAGTACGTCGGCGCCGCCGACGTCGCCGGCGTGGAGAATCAGCTCGACGCCGGCGAGCGCCGTGTGAACATCCGGCCGCAGGAGCCCGTGTGTGTCCGAGATCAGACCAATGACGTGAGATTTGCCCGGCATGCCGGAAATACCCATCAATCCGCGGGGCGTTCGCTCCAGCGAGGCACGAGCGAGTGCGCGACCCCGAGATGATCGAGCACGCGCGCGACGACGAAGTTCACGAGATCGTCGATCGAAGCCGGCTTGTGGTAGAAACCCGGAGCGGCCGGCATCACCACGGCGCCGGCTCGTGTCACCCGCAGCATGTTCTCCAGATGAATCGCGCTGAGCGGCGTCTCGCGCGCCACGAGAATCAATTTGCGGCGCTCCTTGAGCGCGACGTCGGCGGCGCGCTCGACGAGCGAGCGTGACGACCCGGCCGCGATCGCGGACAAAGTGCCCATGGAGCAGGGACAGATCACCATGCCGGCGTTCACCGCCGAGCCGGAGGCCGGCGATGCGCCACGGTCGGCGTCATCGAACGTCGTCACGTAGGTGTCCCACGCCGCCTTGCCGACGCGCTCTCGGAGCGCGCCGATCGAACCGACGTCCATCTCCGTCTTGAGGAGCCGGAGACCGTGCGAAGACACGATGAGCTGGACTGACTCCTTCGCCTTGGCGAGCGAGGCAAGGAGGCGCACCGCGTAGGGCGCGCCCGATGCACCGGTGATCGCGACGACGATCGGCGGCTTCGTCATGCGCCGATGGCGCGCAACGCGAGAGCGACCGGGTTCGTGTGCACGAGCCGTTCGATCAGCACGCAAAGGAAAAAGGCGATACTGATCACGCCGTTCATCGTGAAGAACGCCGCGTCGAGACGCGAGAAGTCGTTGGGCGTCACCAACGAATGCTCGTACACGAGCAACCCCGCCGCCGCCGCGACTCCCAGCGCATAGAACGAACCCCCCGACCCGGCCCCGAACGTCGCCGCGCCGACCGCTGCCAGGCAGAGCACCGTGACGATGTGAAGACCGCGGGCGACGGTCAGCGCACGATCGCCGCCGATCGCCGCCGGCAGCGAGTGAAGCCGCTGCTCGCGATCGAAGTCGATGTCCTGGAGCGCGTAGAGGACGTCGAATCCCCCGCCCCACGTCGCGACCGCGAGCGCGAGCGTGATCAACATCCACCACGGAGAGCTCCAGCGGCCCGCCACCGCGAGGTATCCGCCGACCGGCGCGATCGACATCCCGACGCCGAGCACAAGGTGGCACCAGCGCGTGAATCGCTTGGTGTAGCTGTAAAAGAACACCCAGCCGAGCGCGAGCGGCGACAGCTTGCCGCACAACGAATTCAGCTGCCACGCCGCCCACACGAAGAGCGCCGACGCGACCGAGACGGCGATCACCGCTTCGGCGACACGGAGCGCGCCGCTCGGCAGCTCGCGCTGTCGAGTGCGCGGATTGCGCGCGTCGATCTCGCGGTCGACGATGCGGTTGAAACCCATCGCCGCGAAGCGCGCACAAGTGAACGCCAGCACGACCCAGCCGAACGAGCCCCACGTGACCTGCGCGCGGTACGACGCCAGAACGACGCCGACGAGCGCGAACGGCAGCGCGAAGAGCGTGTGCGGCAGCTTGACGAAGTTGATGTACGCCAGCACGCGCGATCCGCGGTGCGCGAAGGTCTGTCCTTCACGGGTATGCTCGGCGCCTGGTGCCGCGGTCATGGCTTTGTTCCGAGGCCGAGCATCGGCCAGAGCTCGTCCACGCGACGCTTGGTCGCGTCATCCATCAGGATCAAACCAGGCCATTCACGCGCGAAGCCTTCCTCGGGCAGCTTCTTCGTCGCGTCGATGCCGAGCTTGGAGCCGTACGTGAACGTGCGGCTCGAGTGATCGAGGACGTCCACCGGCCCCATGGTGAAGCGCGCGTCGCGCTGCGGATCGATGTTGTTGAGCGCGACCCACCAGGCCTCCTGCGGATCCCGCACGTTCACCCACTCGTCCACGATCACGAGCACTTTCGCGAGGGACATCAAGCCCTGGCCCCAGAGCGCGTTCATCACCTTGTACGCCTGCCCGGGATATTCCTTTTTGATCGATACGAAGACGAGGTTGTGAAAGATCCCCTCGGCCGGCATGTGATAGTCACGGATCTCCGGGATCGTCAGCTTGAGCAGCGGCAGGAAGATTCGCTCGGTCGCGTGCCCGAGGTAGAAGTCTTCCATCGGCGGCCGGCCGACGATCGTCGCCGGAAAGATCGGCGACTTACGCATCGTGATCGCCGTGACGCGCACCTGCGGATAGAGGTCGGCGAGCGAATAGAAGCCGGTATGATCGCCGAACGGACCCTCGGTGACGAGCGACTCCGCGGGATCGATGTACCCCTCGATGACGAAGTCCGCTTCGGCGGGCACCTCGAGATCACACGTCACGGCCTTCGTGAGCGACACCGGCGATCGACGCAGGAACCCGGCGAACAGAAACTCGTCGATGGTCGGCGGGAGCGGCGCGCTCGCCGAGTACATCGACGGCGGGTCGGCGCCGAGCGCGATGCATACGGGCATTTTCTCGCCGCGTTCGGCCATCTCACGCCAATGTGCCGCGCCGACCTTGTGCCGCTGCCAGTGCATGGCGAGCGTCGTCTTGCCCGTCTGCATGATTCGGTACATCCCGACGTTTCGAATGCCGCGCTTGGGGTCGCGCGTGATGACCATCGGAAAGGTGATGTACGCGCCGCCGTCCTCGGGCCAGCACTTCATGAGCGGCAGCTTGTCGAGATCCACCTCGCCGTCGCGCCACACGACCTCTTGCGACGCGGCCCCGCTCTTCTTCGTTCGAGGCGGAAACTTCCCCATCTCGAGCAGGCGCGGAAGCAGCGCGAGCTTGGCGATGATTCCTTCCGGGACCTTCATCGCCAGCATCTCGTCGATACGCACACCGATCTCGTCGAGCGACTCGACGCCGAGCGCCATGCTCATGCGGCGCATCGATCCGAAGAGATTGATGCCGACCGGAAACGCCGACTTCTGACCATTCATCAGGATCGGCTGCTCGAACAGGAGCGCCTTTCCGCCACCGGGTTGCTTCATCACCCGATCGGCGATCTCGCAGAGCTCGAGGTTGAGCGAGACCGGCGGTCGGACGCGAACCAGCTCGCCGGCCCGGTCGAGCCGCGAGACGAATTCCGAAAGTGTGTCGATGGTAGGGTTGGACAATCGCTATGCCTTTCGGCCGGTGTGGATCGCCGCGATGCCGAGGCTCAATGATCGCCATCCGACGTCGGCGAACCCGGCGCGGCTCATCCGGTCCGCGAGCTCTCGCTCGGGCGGAAAGTTCGCGACCGACCGCGGCAGGTAGGCGTACGCGCTGCCATGACCGCTCAGCATCGCGCCGATGCGCGGCAGCACGCGATGGCAATAGAAGTGGTAGGGCCATCGGACGACGGCCAGCCGGGGCGTGGTGAACTCGAGAATCACGAATCGCGCGCCCGGCGCCAGAACGCGGTGGATCTCGCGCAGCGATGCGTCGAGGTCGGTCACGTTGCGAATGCCGAATGCGACGATGGCGCCCGAGGCTTCGCCGTCGCGGAGCGGCAGGTCGAGTGCGTCGGCGACGACGGGCCACACCACCGCTCGAGGTGCCTTGCCCTGTCCGGCGCGAAGCATGGGCTCGGCAAAATCCGCCCCAACCACGCGCCCTTCGAATCCGCGGGAGCGCGAGAGCTCGGCAGCCACGTCGAGGGTTCCGGCGCAAAGGTCGACATAGGTTCCGCGCGGCGCCCGTGTCCACTCCAACGCGGCGATCGCCTTGCGCCGCCACCCGCGGTCGACGTTGAGGCTCAGGATGTGGTTGAGCCGATCGTAGGTCGGCGCGATCTGACCGAAGGTCCGGCGGACGTAATCGCGCTTGACTCGACCGCCATCGGCCGCCGCACGCGCTTCTTCCGTCTCCAGCTCGCTCACCGTCATGCGGCGAAAGTTGCCCGTGCCCGAATTGATGGGCAAGCTGGGCAAGCCGAAGCGGCTGACGATGGATGCCGACCAGCCGAAGTGGCTGGTCGGGGGATACCGGCAAGCATAGCTTTGGTCAACCGACGGCGCCGCTTCATGATGGGCTCGCGCCACGAGGCCGATGCCACCAGCTCTCGACCTACAAAATCTTCCCGACGCCGACGTAGTCGCGCTGGCCCAGAACGGGCGCGACGGGGCGTTTCGCGAGCTGATCCGGCGCTACGAGCGGCCAGTTTTTTCGCTCATCTACCGGATGGTGCGCGACCGCGAGCTGTCCGAGGACCTCGCTCAGGACACTTTCATCAAGGTCCTGAACCACCTCGACCGCTATCGGCCGGAATTCAAGCTGTCGAGCTGGCTCTTCAAGATCGCGAACAACGTCGCCATCGATCATCTGCGACGGCGACAGCTCGAAACGGTGAGCATCGACGGATCGCCCCACGCCTTGACCTCCGACGCCATCGAGGCGACCTCGTTCGACATCGTCGGAGATCAGGAATCGGCCCTCGACGAGCTCGAGGCTCGAGAGCTCGGGACCTCGATCGAACGCGCCATCTCGCAGCTCAGGCCAGAGTACCGGTCCTGCATAATGCTGAGACATGTCGAAGGACGTTCATACGAAGAGATCGCGGCCACACTCGATCTCCCGCTCGGCACCGTGAAGACGTATATCCACCGCGCTCGACACGAGCTCCGCCGGGCGCTCGACCACCTGCGGGAGAGCGGGTGACCCCGGTCACCGGAACCCGACGTCAGGGTTCACCCTGCCTTGATCCGACTCCTGAAACCGACGCCGCGAACCCTCCGTACTGACCCTCGGAGACTCCATGAACCACCGGCACCTCCTTCCAGACGAGATCGACCTCCTCCTCGATGACGAGGTGGGCTTCGGGGTGACCCCCCTGAGGGCCCACATTCGCGAGTGCACACAATGCCGTGCGCTGGTCGACGAAGCCCGCGTCGCCGTGGACGCCCTGGAGGCCATTCCACACTTCGCCCCGTCCCACCTTTTCGCCGATCGCGTCATGGCGCGCGTGCCCGTGTTCGTCCCGTGGCACGTCGCCGCCCGAGACGCCGCCGAACGATGGCTGCCGCAGGCCCGACGCACCCGGTTCATCGTGGCGGGACTGGCCACCTCGGTGGCGTCGCTCGTCACGATCGCGATCCTGTGGGTCGCGACCCAGACCGATGCGTTGGTGCTGGTCACCGGCGCGGCGGGCAACGAGCTTCGGAGCATGGCGATGGACGCCGGCCAGCGGGCCGTCGCGGCCATCTTCGGTGAACAGGCGCTGCGCCTCGTTCAGGGCGCCGGATCACTGGGCATTGCGGCGGCGTTGACCGTACTCGTGTTGGCGACAGCAGGGTCGGTCGCCGGATTCCGGGCGCTAGCGCTCGTTTCGAGCCGACGCCGGGCGTAGTAATGCGCCCCCTGTTTGCGATCGCCGCTCTGGCGCTTGGCAGCATGCGGGCGTCAGCGCAGGCCGGTCAGACGAAGACGAATCCGCCAGCTTCCGCAACTCCGGCCGCGGATTCCGCGGTCGCGCGTGAAGTCGCACAACGTCGAGCGCAGGGCGACGACCGCCTTCCCGACGCGAGCAGCTTCAGCATTGGCGACCGGACGATCGCGGCCGACTCGACGGTCCGCGGTACCATCGCCGTCGCGCGCGGCAACCTTGACGTGTTCGGCACGATCGACGGCGACGCGGTCGCGTTGGGCGGCAACATCCGCGTGCACAACGGGGGTCGAGTTACCGGCGACGCGTGGGCGGTTGGCGGGACGCTGTCGGTCGACGGCGGTGTCGTCGAGGGCGAACGACGCGCCGTCGCCGTCCCGAAATACACCGGACCGCGCGTGGCTCGAACGCCGCTCAGCGTTTGGCAGGCGTTCAAGCTCGCGGTTGGATGGTTCGCGGTGCTGGCGATCATCGGCATCGGCGTGATGCTCTTCGCCGACGCGAACCTCGACGGCGTCGTCGGTGAATTGGAGCGCGGCGTGGCGCGCGCGTTCTGGATCGGGCTCGCCGGGCAGTTGCTCGCGTTGCCCGGTCTGCTGATCGTCGTCGTCGGTCTCGCGATCACGGTGGTGGGACTACTGCTGGTGCCGTTCGCGATCGTCGCGTACATCGTGGCGGCCGCGGGCCTCCTCACGTTGGGATTCCTCGCCGCGGCACGTCTGCTGGGCGGAGGCCTCGCGTCCGACGACGGCACCGCGTCGCCACGCGGTGTCCATCTGCGCGCTCTGTTCCTCGGGCTGCTCGTGTATCTGGCGCTCTGGGTTGCGACCGCGCTCTTCTCGCACACCCCGGGAGTGGGTACCGTGCTGCGCGTGATCGCGGTCGCCGTGACGTGGGTGGCCGCCACGGCCGGACTCGGCGCGACGATTTCTTCACGCGCCGGAACTCACCGCGCGACTGGTCCGGCGTCGAAGTACACAGGCGACGACCTCGCCTGGCAAACTCCGACGCCGGTCACAGGCGTCGCGGCCTCTTCACGGCGTCCGGTGTCGTCGTCGACCCCTTAGCGTCGATCAGGATTCCGCGCGAAGAATGACCTTGTCGCCGCGAGAGAGGTGCAACGCTCTCGCGGCGCTGTCGTTTCGGATCGAGATCTCGATGGCACCGCCTGATCCGACGACCGCCAACGCTTCGCCGACCGCGACGTCGGCGTATGCACGGTGGAGCGGAATCGTCCGGTGTCCCACGACGACCGCCGCGACTCCCTCAGCGACGATGTTAGTGATCGCGTTTCCGAATCGATCGATCGCCACGACCTCGCCCTCGATGACGCCGCCCGGACCTCGAACCGGCTCGGGCGTACTGCAAATGATCGGCGTTTCTCGCGGCGGCGAACCCAGTGTCGTGATCGGCTCGCCACGCGCGAGCGCGGCCGCGATCGGAGCGAAGACGTCGCGTCCGTGAAAGGTCGCCGACGCGTCGCCGGGAATCCGAAGCTCGACGACGAGCGCATCCGACCGCGACAGCGCCGGCGACAGCGCGCCGTTGTCCGGTCCAACGAGATAGCGATCGTCGCTCGCCACAGCGAGGGCCGCGCGCGACGAGCCGACACCGGGATCGACGACGACCAAATGGACGGTGCCCGCCGGAAATCGGCGCCAGAAGCGCGCGACCGTGAGCCGCGCGGAGTCGACGTCGTGGCGCGGAATGTCGTGCGTGATGTCGACGAGCGTCGCGCCTGGCGCATGCGTGAGCAGCTCGGCTTTCATCTCGCCGACGTAGCCGTCGGCGGTACCGAAGTCGGTCGTGAGCGTGACGATGTGCGTCATCGTCGGACTCCCTCGGCGATCAGGTCGTCGCGGCTGCCACTCCATCGTTCACTCGCTCGGCGATTCGCCCGGCGATCGATGCGAGAGCGCGCGCGGCAGACGAGGCCGGCTCCGCGACCACGATCGGCGCGCCGCGGTCCCCGCCCTCCATCACGCGCTGATAAAGCGGAATCTGCCCGAGAAGCGGCAACTCGAGCTCCTTCGCGAGCCGCTCGCCGCCGCCGCTTCCGAAGATGGGCGACGGTTTGCCGCAGTGCGGACACTCGAACCAGCTCATGTTCTCGACGATGCCGAGGACGGGCACGGTCACGCGCTCGAACATCTTCACGCCCCGCAGCGCGTCGCCGACCGAGACTTCCTGCGGAGTCGTGACGATCACCGCGCCGGTGACTTGGGTCGCCTGTACGAGCGTGAGCTGCGCGTCGCCGGTGCCCGGCGGAAGGTCGACGATGAAATAGTCGAGCGTCCCCCACGCGACGTCGCGCAGAAACTGTGTGATGATCTTCATGATGATCGGACCGCGCCAGATCGCCGGCTGGTCGCGGTCGATCAGAAAGCCGAGGCTGATGACCTTCACGCCGTGGGCCTCGAGCGGGATGATGCGCTCCTGGATCACCATCGGCGGTTCGTTCACCCCCATCATCAGCGGGATGTTCGGTCCGTAAATGTCGGCGTCCATGAGACCGACGCGCGCTCCCTGCTGCGCGAGGGCGACGGCGAGATTCACGGCGACCGTCGATTTTCCGACGCCGCCCTTGCCGCTCGAGATGGCGATGATTTTCCCGAGATTCGGGTATGTGACCGGCGTCGGCGCTGGAACGCGCTGCTGCGCCGGGCGATCATCCATCACCGGCAGTGCTCGGCCGGCGGATTTCGCCGGGGGCGGGGGTGGAGCGGAATGATTCGCCGCCGCGACGTCCACGGTGACGTCCTCAACGCCGTCCACCTGCTCGACTGCCTGTCGAATCACGCGCGCGAGCGCGGGGTCGTCGCCCGGAGCGAGCTGCAATGTGAGCCGAACACGGCCCGTCGTCGTCGTTGCGATGTCGCGCACCGCGCCGCTCTCCATCACGTCGCGCCCCGTGCGCGGATGACGAACGCGGCCGAGGGCCTCGGCGATTCGGTGCTGTAGAGTCGCTGCCATGTCTAGAAGGTAGGGCTCTTCACGTTGCCGCGCGCGCCGACCCGTTTCCCTCGTTGGTGAGCGGTGGCAGGTAGCCCTGCGCGGCGGCGATGACGCGCGCGCGGACGTCGTCGAGGGATCCGGAGATCAACGCGCCGGCGGCCTTGGCGTGGCCGCCGCCGCCGAACTGTCGGGCGAACGCGTTGACGTCCACCTCGCCCGTGCTGCGGAATGAGACTTTCACTTTCCCGTAGCCGAGGTCGCGGAAAAAGAGCGCCATCCGCGTGCCCGCGATCGACCGCGCGTGCTCGACGATGCCGTCGAGATCCTCCTGGCGGACGCCATGCTTCTCGAGCGCCCCCCCGCGCATCGAAAGCCACGCGATGCCGTGCTCCTCGTCGACGCCCAGACTGTCGAGCACCTCGCCGAGCAGACGCACTCGGCCGGCCGGCGCCGACGCATAGATGCGCAGGTACATGTCCTCGGGCTCGACGCCGGCGTGCAACAAGTCCGCGGCGATCGCGTGGCAGCGCGGCGTCGTGTTGCTGAACCGGAATCCGCCCGTGTCGGTGAGAATCGCCGTGTAAAGCGCCTGCGCGATGTCCGGGTCGATCTCGAGGTCGAGCACGCAGGCGAGATCGTAAACCAGCTCACCGGTCGCGCACGCGGCGACGTCGGTGAAGACGATGTCGCCCGCGGGGTCGTCGGACGCGATGTGATGGTCGATGACGAGCTTCGGCACGCGCAGCTTGCGAACCGTGTCGGCGAGCATGCCCAGCCGTTTCACATCGCTGATGTCGAGCACGACGAGCACGTCGATGCCCTCGAGGGCCGACGCGCCGCGGTGCGTCATGTCGCGAACGCCGTCGCCGAGCAGAAACGAGAACAGCTCGGGCCATGGCGTGGGATTCACGATGCGAACGACGAGGCCGAGCTGGGTGAGCATGCGCGCTAGCGCAGCCTCGGAACCGCAACCGTCGCCGTCGGCGTTCATGTGCGTCGACAGCGCGACGCGCCGGCCGGGAACGAGCTCACGACGCAAGGCCTCGATCGCCGTGCGCCGCGACTCCGGAATTTTCAGGTACTCTTCGGCCGTGTGGGACACGTCGTGCGGAGCGCTCTCCCGAAAAATTGAAACGGCGCCCGGTGCCGGGCGCCGTCTCGAAAGCTAACGCGACCAAGTCGCGCCGTCAGTCGCCGGCGGCAGCCTCCATGGGCTGACTCCCGACGTGCGAGTGGGTCCTGCTGTACGTGAAATAGATGACCAAGCCGATGATCATCCAAACGATCAAGCGAAGCCAAGTGTCCGACGGAAGGCTGTACATCATGTACGCGCAGATCAGGATTCCGAGAATGGGAACGAGCGGCACCATCGGGGTCCGGAACGGGCGCGGAATGTTGGGCCGCTGATAGCGAAGCACCATGATGCCGAAGCACACGATCACGAAGGCGAGCAGCGTGCCGATCGATACCAGCTGACCGAGCAGGTCGATCGGGAAGAAACCGGCGACGAGCGCGGCCACGATACCCGTCACGATCGTCGTCACGTACGGGGTCTGGAACTTGGGATGGACCTTCCCGAACACCGCGGGAAGCAGCCCGTCGCGGCTCATCGAGAAGAAGATTCGCGGCTGCCCCATGAGCATCACGAGCACGACCGACGCAAGCCCGAGGATCGCGCCGATGTTGATGAAATAGGTAAGCCACCTGAGCGCCGGACCGGCCGCCTCGATCGCGACGAACACCGGGTGCGGCACGTTCAGATTCTTGTAGTTCGTGAGCCCCGTCATCACCAGCGCCATCAAGATGTAGAGGACGGTGCAGATGCCGAGCGACGCGAGAATGCCGATCGGCATGTCTTTCTGCGGATTCTTCGCCTCCTGGGCCGCGGTCGAAACGGCGTCGAATCCGATGTAGGCGAAGAACACGACGGCTGCGCCGCGGATGATCCCGCTGAACCCATAGTGTCCGAACTCGCCCGTGTTCGGCGGGATGAACGGATGCCAGTTCGCCGAGTTGACGTACATGAACCCGAAGCCGATCACCGCGATGACGATGGCGACCTTCACGAAGACGATGACGTTGTTGAAGCTCGCCGATTCCTTGATGCCGATGACGAGCAGCGCGGACATCAGCCCGACGAGGACGATCGCCGGCAGATTGATGATGCCCGGCTGAAGCACGGCTCCCGCGGGACACGCGCCGTTCACCGCGGCCGTCGCCGCGCCGGTCGAGTCGATGCACATCAGGTTTTTCACGATCGTGTGCGTGCCCACGATGCCGAGTGGCGCCTGCGTCCACGCCGCCGAGACGTGCATGCCCAGGTTGTCGCGCAAAAACGCGACGAAGTAGCCGGACCATCCCACCGCGACCGTCGCCGCGCCGAACAGGTACTCGAGGATCAAGTCCCAGCCGATGATCCACGCGACGAACTCGCCGAGCGTTGCGTAGCCGTACGTGTACGCGCTGCCGGCGATCGGAATCATCGACGCGAACTCCGCGTAGCAGAGGCCCGCGAAGAGGCACCCGAGTCCGGCGACGACGAATGACAGTACGATCGCGGGCCCCGCGGTCTGCGCGGCTGCCGTGCCGGT
The Gemmatimonadaceae bacterium DNA segment above includes these coding regions:
- a CDS encoding amino acid permease translates to MGLWSTKSISLLQSEAASEGQEVTLKRALGALNLTMLGIGAIIGAGIFVLTGTAAAQTAGPAIVLSFVVAGLGCLFAGLCYAEFASMIPIAGSAYTYGYATLGEFVAWIIGWDLILEYLFGAATVAVGWSGYFVAFLRDNLGMHVSAAWTQAPLGIVGTHTIVKNLMCIDSTGAATAAVNGACPAGAVLQPGIINLPAIVLVGLMSALLVIGIKESASFNNVIVFVKVAIVIAVIGFGFMYVNSANWHPFIPPNTGEFGHYGFSGIIRGAAVVFFAYIGFDAVSTAAQEAKNPQKDMPIGILASLGICTVLYILMALVMTGLTNYKNLNVPHPVFVAIEAAGPALRWLTYFINIGAILGLASVVLVMLMGQPRIFFSMSRDGLLPAVFGKVHPKFQTPYVTTIVTGIVAALVAGFFPIDLLGQLVSIGTLLAFVIVCFGIMVLRYQRPNIPRPFRTPMVPLVPILGILICAYMMYSLPSDTWLRLIVWMIIGLVIYFTYSRTHSHVGSQPMEAAAGD
- a CDS encoding Mrp/NBP35 family ATP-binding protein, translated to MAATLQHRIAEALGRVRHPRTGRDVMESGAVRDIATTTTGRVRLTLQLAPGDDPALARVIRQAVEQVDGVEDVTVDVAAANHSAPPPPPAKSAGRALPVMDDRPAQQRVPAPTPVTYPNLGKIIAISSGKGGVGKSTVAVNLAVALAQQGARVGLMDADIYGPNIPLMMGVNEPPMVIQERIIPLEAHGVKVISLGFLIDRDQPAIWRGPIIMKIITQFLRDVAWGTLDYFIVDLPPGTGDAQLTLVQATQVTGAVIVTTPQEVSVGDALRGVKMFERVTVPVLGIVENMSWFECPHCGKPSPIFGSGGGERLAKELELPLLGQIPLYQRVMEGGDRGAPIVVAEPASSAARALASIAGRIAERVNDGVAAATT
- a CDS encoding DHH family phosphoesterase: MSHTAEEYLKIPESRRTAIEALRRELVPGRRVALSTHMNADGDGCGSEAALARMLTQLGLVVRIVNPTPWPELFSFLLGDGVRDMTHRGASALEGIDVLVVLDISDVKRLGMLADTVRKLRVPKLVIDHHIASDDPAGDIVFTDVAACATGELVYDLACVLDLEIDPDIAQALYTAILTDTGGFRFSNTTPRCHAIAADLLHAGVEPEDMYLRIYASAPAGRVRLLGEVLDSLGVDEEHGIAWLSMRGGALEKHGVRQEDLDGIVEHARSIAGTRMALFFRDLGYGKVKVSFRSTGEVDVNAFARQFGGGGHAKAAGALISGSLDDVRARVIAAAQGYLPPLTNEGNGSARAAT